In Natranaerobius trueperi, the sequence TCCTGGTTTATAAAGATCAACTAAACTTTCTCTAATGTCATTACCTTCTAGGTGGTCTAATAGCTCTTTATGTTGCTCTTTAAAGCCTTCAATAGTTTCATCAGCAGACTCTAAATAATCGTCACCACTATAATATAAGTGTCTGAAACTTATATCCGTAATCACGTTATCTTCAAGACTAAACTGAACATTTACTTGCATGTCGCCACCATCACCAAAAACTCCACGATAAGTTCCATCTTCAAAACTTTCTCCTAATACAGGGTTATAACCTTCTGGAACTTCACCGTCAAAGCTATAAACACCTTTATTAAGTCCATCTCTTACAGCATAAGCAATTTTATTAGCTCTTAAAGTAGCACCACTATCACCATCTATTTCATCATCAACAATTTCTCCTGGTTCGTATAGTCCTTCGAGGCTTGTCCTTACATCTTCACCTTCTAGATAATCTAATAATTCTTTATGTTGTTCTTTAAGCCCAACTATAGTATCATCTTCTGATTCTAAGTAGTCATCTCCACCATACTCTAAATGTCTAAAGTTAATATCAGTGATTTCATTGTCTTCAAGAGTAAACTGTACGTTTACTTGCATGTCACCACCGTCACCAAAGTATCCACGGTATGTTCCATCTTGGAAGTCAGTGTTATCAGTATTTTGTGTCCAGGTTGCAGGTTCAAAAACTTCGTTGTTGTTAGTTTCTTCATTATTTTCCTTTTGTGAAGTTTCTGCTTCTTCAGTTTCAACTCCACAACCAGTGAAAACTAGTGAAAAAGCAATTACTAATAAGCCTAATATTAAAGCAATACGATCAAATGATTTCATTTTTTCCCCCTCCTAAATTATAATGTTGATTAATTAAGTTACTAAAAATAACTTCAGTTTTTATTTAAAGGTATAGAAAATATACATTAGTTTGCCTTAGATAAATCACAAACGATAATTAATTGTGTATTCCTTTACAACCCTCTCCTTCCAAACAATGAATTGATTTTATGATACAAGCTAGTGATCTTTTAGAGAATAAAGTCTGTACACACTTTTCTTTAGCTTGACATTTAATATTCTTACAAAGGTTATGGTTAATGAAATCAGTTAAAACTAGCACTAAATCTAGGTTAGAGTGCAGTTCCATAGTACGTTCTTTTCTGCCTGTTACATGTTTTATTTGGGTCGCACCAACTTCTTGTTCTAAATACTCCTTAATTTTGTCTACCCTATCACCACCTACGATTAAAACCGTCATACATTTTTCCTCCTGTAAGCTTATATTTAATTAAAAGATCAACTTATTGAAAAACATTCGCAATACAAAGTAAAAAAAGAGTGTTTGAGAATGAGAATCGTTTTCAAGTGCTTTTTTAGTTTAGATTATAATTGAGCTATTGTCAAGACAATATTCTAATAGTTGCAAAATAATATGATATGTAATAAACATTATGCTACCATGCTAGCTGGGGTGCAAAAAAAACACCAGACATTTAGGCGTACTTGATAAGTACGATATCATGCAATTAGTGACTCCGATGAAAATTATATTAGATGAACAACTTAAACTTTCTGCTAGCTATAATGCCAGAATGGAAAAAGAACCTACTGGTGCTACCTACTAACAGCAAACAGCATCAAACTCAAGATATTGCCACAGATATTCTAAATAAAAACTATCCCAAAAAGTTATTAATAACGGGTAGATTTCAAGAAGAAATAAAAAATGATTTTATAACGGATCCAGAAGGAAATTATTATGGACTAAAATCGGTTTACCTAACAAGATAACTGTTGTTAAATAGTATGAAACTACTACCTATTAATTTCTCATAGTATGATGGCGGTTATAATCGGTTGATCTAGAAAAATAACCTAAACCTTGATCGTATCTCGAGCTAGGTTTATTTAAACCCATCTCTGGTCAACAGCAAGTAAAAAAAAGAGAAGAGAGAATCATCTCTCCACCGCTTTTTCGAAAACTTCTATCAAAAACTTGCTACTCTTCAATTTAATAAAGTTAACTCAACTAATTCGTTAGCCAATCTGTTTTGGATTTACAAAATTGTTAATTGTTAATATATACATTAAAGATACCGTTTATTGAGACGGTGTTTTTTCTTTAGAAGCATACTTTTCTTTAGGACTCACATATAAATTTCTCTGTGAATCTAAACTAGCATATAAAATTTCTTGCGGAGAACTAAAACCTCGCTCTTTCAACTCACTGATTAACCATTTTTCAGTTAAGTTTTCTTTTTTTAAATGCCCATACTCAACTTCACCATCCATAATTAAAGGTACTGGCAGTCCGTCATAAGGTGCATTTATGTTTAAATCTTGTTTTGTAACTGGCCTTTGTGCATTCTTTATAATAACACTTAGCTGACCATCTGGTTCTAAAATGGCATACTCAACCTCACTAATATTATGTGCATTTTGTTGACGAAGTTGTACCATTAATTCGTTTAAATCAAACCTAACCTTTTTTAACTCTTGCTCTTTAATCTTTCCATCTTCAATCAAAACACTTGGTGAGCCCTGTGTTAATTTTTGTATAAGTTTATTTTTTAGTCCCCATTTAGTAAACATAACTTCGAGCCCCATTAAAGATACTAGGGGGATTATTCCTGCATAGATAGGGATTGTTTCATCTTCAATAGTTAATACAGAAATTTCAGCTATCATAATCGAAACGACAAGGTCAAAAGCAGAAAGCTGACCTACCTCTCGCTTACCCATTATTCTAAACAATGTTAATATTATAAAGTAAAATATAATAGTTCTAATAAAAATAGTAAGTCCCAAACCGGTACCCTCCCGAGAGCAATTTTACAAAGATTGCAGCAGAGCATACTAGTATGCTCTGCTGCATTACTCAATTACTCTACAACTTGTACGTTATCTGCTTGAGGACCTTTATCTCCTTGCTTTACTTCAAACTCTACTTGTTGGCCCTCTTCTAAGGTCTTAAAACCTTCTTGTTGGATGGCAGAAAAATGTACAAATACATCTTCACCATCGTCTTCCTTCTCAATAAAACCATAACCTTTCTTAGAGTCAAACCATTTTACTGTACCTTTCATCATCTAAATAACTTCCTCCTTAATGCATATTATCTGTCTATTACTCTTGACCAAAAACATTAAAAAAATACATCTTTCAAAGGAAAAATACTAATTTTCAAGAAAAAAAATACAGAGAAGATATTAAGGAAGGAGATTATGTTATATAGAAATATCCCTAAATCTGATATAAGCATTTCAACATTAAGATTGGGATGTTTAAGATTTGCTATTTAAAATAATAATCAAAGTGAAATTGACGAAGAAAATCAATAGATATAATTCGATACGGAATAGATAATGGAATCAATTTCATAGACACAGCATATGTACCATGAAGTGAATAGTGAAGTAGTTACAGGAAAAGCATCATCAAATGGTTATCGTGAAAAAGTTTATTTATCTACAAAGCTACCTGTAGCTAAAATGGAATCTGAACATGAGTTTAATATATTTTTAGAAGACCAACTGGAAAAACACAAACTGATTATATTGATTTCTATATGCTACATGTTTTAAATCCAATAAACTGGAAAAAAGTTAAAAAGTTTGATTAATTAACTAAATTAGATAAAGCTCAAAAGGAAGGTAAAATTCGCTATCCATCCTTTTCTTTTCATGC encodes:
- a CDS encoding FMN-binding protein, which translates into the protein MKSFDRIALILGLLVIAFSLVFTGCGVETEEAETSQKENNEETNNNEVFEPATWTQNTDNTDFQDGTYRGYFGDGGDMQVNVQFTLEDNEITDINFRHLEYGGDDYLESEDDTIVGLKEQHKELLDYLEGEDVRTSLEGLYEPGEIVDDEIDGDSGATLRANKIAYAVRDGLNKGVYSFDGEVPEGYNPVLGESFEDGTYRGVFGDGGDMQVNVQFSLEDNVITDISFRHLYYSGDDYLESADETIEGFKEQHKELLDHLEGNDIRESLVDLYKPGDIVDSEVDGISGATLRSNKIISAVRDGLNKGVYSGDIADAYTPLPGHSFEDGTYRGIFEDGGDMQVNTQFTLEDNVITEIDFRHLYYGGEDYLETDDLTFGAIGEQHLDLLDYVEGEDIRVVIADLYEPGDIVETEVDGFSGATIRSNKIIYSIVDGLNKGIYTLP
- a CDS encoding DUF2325 domain-containing protein: MTVLIVGGDRVDKIKEYLEQEVGATQIKHVTGRKERTMELHSNLDLVLVLTDFINHNLCKNIKCQAKEKCVQTLFSKRSLACIIKSIHCLEGEGCKGIHN
- a CDS encoding DUF421 domain-containing protein; the protein is MGLTIFIRTIIFYFIILTLFRIMGKREVGQLSAFDLVVSIMIAEISVLTIEDETIPIYAGIIPLVSLMGLEVMFTKWGLKNKLIQKLTQGSPSVLIEDGKIKEQELKKVRFDLNELMVQLRQQNAHNISEVEYAILEPDGQLSVIIKNAQRPVTKQDLNINAPYDGLPVPLIMDGEVEYGHLKKENLTEKWLISELKERGFSSPQEILYASLDSQRNLYVSPKEKYASKEKTPSQ
- a CDS encoding cold-shock protein; this translates as MKGTVKWFDSKKGYGFIEKEDDGEDVFVHFSAIQQEGFKTLEEGQQVEFEVKQGDKGPQADNVQVVE